In a genomic window of [Empedobacter] haloabium:
- a CDS encoding carbohydrate binding domain-containing protein — translation MQLTKKPLVLCLAAAFSAALPAANAGTIPAAHVYHNHMPNFWPFYAVDVQAKYNATPIGAPIRYTYDGEVINLKNNPPSGYSYYLPASLGGAIMPHDDLVSYYSHDAKTGAYQYWPMQVANEMQSHSGAKGQVHVTMSGAVINNVQSLTTLQNVPGYSNTSWGQGWANTFSTLKTTNNYPTLDTIHFTGHHSMGPLVGSDYFLKDLIYQNVTLAQPYFLGSKFVSSRGFFPTELGFSDRLIPTLAKLGIQWSVIGNNHFSRTLKDYPFATYDATGDTLTSPPNRADLRNTSAVGSWVANPMAHEKQVVVNKFPFASTPHWVRHVDPATGAVSKIAGVPVSQNGSWYEGWEGSVTVDEIAPYQSLEPRQFFVVAHDGDNSSGRAGSLGTWQAGHGTTCSGNGYCLGIDEYLKAKPIPANDVQHVQDGSWIDTRDSSSDPTWYHWRLPFLIWKGQFADFNRVNGLNLAPKTNLAGQQEGATVSLEYGWHYLERNFALLQAALNYAKTAEQVWLDAHPNHWQPSTALDKQITHAGNQLNPWMLSYPVKGNPAADYAGGANPAELGWYFLLPAMDSGFGYYDENKDDSVKPTLAFNNSLAFTKPYVQANLAQDKTGPSAWWTQRYPYNPGSVNGSKAEGWTVQHYSNDFALYTYAHDVSGVVSAKAMVRIHASKDISATDDTYKVYDPAALAGTPGLSITPANVGAWRAYDMNVRDLQPDMNGVAWNATTRDTLAVLPAQEIGDLYYVYLSDYRNQLLDYYIELTDARGNVTKTEIQQVFVGAGKYRATPGSGSGYVEDINGTVNGVYPFLVVDKTAPTVPGVPSAAAVTDRSVTLTWAASTDNVAVTGYRVYRNGTLVGSSTGTSLVDSGLATSTSYSYTVQAIDAASNQSAQSKALVVTTKAADTIAPTAPGQPAASAITSSSLTLSWSPATDNYGVSDYVIKRNGVQAGVSTTASFNDSGLAPSTAYSYTVQARDAAGNVSVASAARSATTAAGYVATVYYKLGTNWSSANLHYAPAGGTWTAVPGVAMTPACGGWTMLTVNLGSATGLTAAFNNGSGTWDNNGGQNYALSSGISAVAGGTVTKGSNPCTPDTTAPSTPAGLTATAVDASTVRLGWTASTDNVGVTGYYVFRNGTQIATIATGTSYTDSTAAASTTYSYAVKAFDAVPNVSAASAAASVTTPGGGSACQVKFTIANANTVTGQNLRVVGNNSVLGSWAPASGAALTIQGSGANVPWTGTVAVPPNTSVQYKYVKWNGSTATWESNQATTSGNREFTTPATCSGVIDRSDGSFKF, via the coding sequence ATGCAACTCACCAAGAAACCGCTGGTCTTGTGCCTGGCGGCCGCCTTCTCGGCTGCGCTTCCCGCGGCCAACGCGGGAACCATTCCCGCCGCGCACGTGTATCACAACCACATGCCGAATTTCTGGCCCTTCTACGCGGTGGACGTGCAGGCCAAATACAACGCGACACCGATCGGCGCGCCGATCCGCTATACCTACGATGGCGAAGTCATCAACCTGAAAAACAACCCGCCTTCCGGCTACAGCTATTACCTGCCTGCCTCGCTGGGTGGCGCCATCATGCCGCACGACGACCTGGTCAGCTACTACTCGCACGACGCCAAGACCGGGGCCTACCAATACTGGCCGATGCAGGTGGCAAACGAAATGCAGAGCCATTCGGGCGCCAAGGGCCAGGTGCACGTCACCATGTCCGGCGCCGTCATCAATAACGTGCAGAGCCTGACGACCTTGCAGAACGTCCCCGGCTACAGCAATACCAGCTGGGGCCAGGGTTGGGCCAATACGTTCAGCACCCTGAAGACCACCAATAACTACCCGACGCTCGACACGATCCACTTCACGGGCCACCACAGCATGGGGCCGCTGGTCGGGTCCGACTATTTCCTGAAAGACCTCATCTACCAGAACGTCACGCTGGCGCAGCCGTATTTCCTCGGCAGTAAATTCGTGTCGTCGCGTGGCTTCTTCCCCACCGAACTGGGCTTTTCGGACCGCCTGATCCCGACCCTGGCCAAGCTGGGCATCCAGTGGTCCGTCATCGGCAATAACCATTTCTCCCGTACGCTCAAGGACTACCCCTTCGCGACGTACGATGCGACCGGCGACACGCTGACGTCGCCACCGAACCGGGCCGACTTGCGCAATACGTCGGCGGTCGGCAGCTGGGTGGCCAATCCCATGGCGCACGAGAAGCAGGTTGTCGTCAACAAGTTCCCGTTTGCTTCCACGCCGCACTGGGTCCGGCACGTGGACCCGGCTACCGGCGCAGTCAGCAAGATCGCCGGCGTGCCTGTCAGCCAGAACGGTTCGTGGTACGAAGGCTGGGAAGGCTCCGTGACGGTCGACGAGATCGCGCCCTACCAGTCGCTCGAGCCACGCCAGTTCTTTGTCGTCGCCCACGATGGCGACAACTCCAGCGGCCGCGCCGGCTCGCTGGGCACGTGGCAGGCCGGCCATGGCACCACGTGCAGCGGCAACGGCTACTGCCTGGGTATCGACGAATACCTGAAGGCCAAGCCGATTCCCGCCAACGACGTCCAGCACGTGCAGGACGGCTCCTGGATCGACACGCGCGATTCCTCGTCCGATCCCACCTGGTACCACTGGCGCCTGCCGTTCCTGATCTGGAAGGGCCAGTTCGCCGACTTCAATCGTGTCAACGGCCTGAACCTGGCGCCGAAGACCAACCTGGCCGGCCAGCAGGAAGGCGCGACGGTGTCGCTCGAATATGGCTGGCACTACCTGGAGCGCAACTTCGCGCTGCTGCAGGCGGCACTGAATTACGCCAAGACCGCCGAGCAGGTCTGGCTGGACGCCCACCCGAACCACTGGCAGCCGAGCACGGCACTGGACAAGCAGATCACCCACGCCGGCAACCAGCTCAATCCCTGGATGCTGTCCTATCCGGTCAAGGGTAATCCGGCAGCCGACTACGCGGGCGGCGCCAACCCGGCCGAGCTGGGCTGGTATTTCCTGCTGCCGGCGATGGATTCCGGTTTCGGCTACTACGACGAAAACAAGGACGACAGCGTCAAGCCCACGCTGGCGTTCAACAACTCGCTGGCGTTCACGAAGCCCTACGTGCAGGCCAACCTGGCGCAGGACAAGACCGGGCCGTCCGCCTGGTGGACGCAACGCTATCCGTACAATCCGGGCTCGGTCAACGGCTCCAAGGCCGAGGGCTGGACCGTCCAGCACTACAGCAACGACTTCGCGCTGTACACCTATGCCCATGACGTCTCGGGCGTCGTCAGCGCCAAGGCAATGGTGCGCATCCACGCCAGCAAGGACATCAGCGCGACCGACGACACCTACAAGGTCTACGATCCGGCCGCGCTGGCCGGCACACCGGGCCTGTCGATCACGCCCGCCAACGTGGGTGCATGGCGCGCCTATGACATGAACGTGCGCGACCTGCAGCCGGACATGAATGGCGTGGCCTGGAACGCGACCACGCGCGACACGCTGGCCGTGCTGCCTGCGCAGGAAATCGGCGACCTGTACTACGTCTATCTGTCGGACTACCGCAACCAGCTGCTCGACTACTACATCGAGCTGACGGATGCGCGCGGCAATGTCACGAAGACGGAAATCCAGCAGGTCTTCGTGGGGGCCGGCAAGTACCGCGCGACGCCAGGCTCGGGCTCAGGCTATGTCGAGGACATCAACGGCACCGTCAACGGCGTCTACCCCTTCCTGGTCGTCGACAAGACGGCACCGACCGTGCCGGGCGTGCCTTCCGCCGCCGCGGTGACGGACCGTTCCGTGACGCTGACCTGGGCCGCGTCCACCGACAACGTGGCCGTGACGGGCTACCGCGTCTACCGCAACGGCACACTGGTCGGTAGCAGCACCGGCACCAGTCTGGTGGACAGCGGGCTGGCGACATCGACCTCTTACAGCTACACCGTGCAGGCCATCGACGCGGCCAGCAACCAGTCGGCGCAAAGCAAGGCGCTGGTCGTCACAACGAAAGCGGCGGATACCATTGCGCCCACCGCGCCTGGCCAGCCGGCCGCGTCCGCAATCACGTCCAGTTCGCTGACACTGAGCTGGAGCCCGGCCACGGACAACTATGGCGTCAGCGACTACGTCATCAAGCGCAACGGCGTGCAGGCCGGCGTCAGCACGACGGCCAGCTTCAACGACAGTGGCCTGGCGCCATCGACCGCCTACAGCTACACCGTGCAGGCGCGCGATGCGGCGGGCAATGTGTCCGTCGCGTCTGCGGCACGCTCCGCGACGACAGCTGCAGGGTATGTCGCGACGGTCTACTACAAGCTCGGCACGAATTGGAGCTCCGCCAACCTGCACTACGCTCCGGCCGGCGGCACGTGGACGGCCGTACCGGGCGTGGCGATGACGCCGGCCTGCGGCGGCTGGACCATGCTGACGGTGAACCTGGGCAGCGCGACAGGTTTGACCGCCGCGTTCAACAATGGTTCCGGGACCTGGGACAACAACGGTGGGCAGAACTACGCGCTGTCCAGCGGCATCTCGGCTGTTGCTGGCGGCACCGTGACCAAGGGATCGAACCCATGCACGCCTGACACCACCGCGCCAAGCACGCCGGCCGGGCTGACCGCCACGGCCGTCGACGCCAGCACAGTGCGCCTGGGCTGGACGGCGTCGACCGACAATGTGGGGGTGACCGGCTACTACGTGTTCCGCAACGGCACGCAGATCGCCACCATCGCTACGGGGACGAGCTACACCGACAGCACGGCGGCGGCGTCCACGACCTACAGCTACGCGGTCAAGGCTTTCGACGCCGTGCCGAACGTTTCCGCCGCCAGTGCCGCGGCATCGGTCACGACGCCCGGCGGCGGCAGCGCCTGCCAGGTGAAGTTCACGATCGCCAACGCCAACACCGTGACCGGCCAGAACCTGCGCGTGGTGGGCAATAACAGCGTGCTGGGCAGCTGGGCGCCGGCCAGTGGCGCCGCGCTCACGATCCAGGGCAGCGGCGCCAACGTTCCGTGGACAGGAACGGTCGCCGTGCCACCCAATACGAGCGTGCAGTACAAGTACGTGAAGTGGAACGGCAGTACGGCCACGTGGGAAAGCAACCAGGCGACGACGTCCGGCAATCGCGAGTTCACGACGCCGGCGACGTGCTCGGGCGTGATCGACCGCAGCGACGGCAGCTTCAAGTTCTAA
- a CDS encoding DUF1840 domain-containing protein codes for MLITFKSKSSAGLTMYLEHAQRILDLLQKNPSRGVITAAEAAHAVQLLEHEVELSKLHPEVEADHAAHTHAHTLPDEGETPEIAERNHVGFAQRAYPLLEMLRAARDHGDDIIWGV; via the coding sequence ATGTTAATCACGTTCAAATCGAAATCCTCGGCCGGACTCACGATGTACCTGGAGCATGCCCAGCGTATCCTCGACCTGCTGCAGAAGAATCCCAGCCGCGGCGTCATTACCGCGGCCGAGGCCGCCCATGCGGTGCAGCTGCTGGAACACGAGGTCGAACTGAGCAAACTTCACCCGGAAGTGGAAGCGGATCACGCCGCCCACACCCACGCGCATACGCTGCCGGACGAGGGCGAAACGCCGGAAATCGCCGAGCGCAACCACGTCGGCTTTGCCCAACGGGCCTATCCGCTGCTGGAAATGCTGCGCGCCGCGCGAGACCATGGCGACGACATCATCTGGGGCGTCTGA
- a CDS encoding YifB family Mg chelatase-like AAA ATPase, whose product MSLAVVKSRALTGMEAPPVSVEVHLANGLPAFHIVGLAETEVKEARDRVRAAILTAGFDMPQRRITVSLAPADLPKESGRFDLPIALGILAASGQIPAPPLARYEFAGELSLTGELRPIRGALAMTFAVQRSAGDGGAFVLPYANADEAALVRDVAVYPAASLLEVCNHFRAADDALRLPRHRPSPAAAVTTYPDFADVKGQQRARRALEVAAAGGHSVLLLGPPGAGKTMLASRFTGILPPMTDDEALEAAAVQSLTGAFALARWKQRPFRSPHHTSSAVALVGGGSVPRPGEISLAHCGVLFLDELPEFERRVLEVLRQPLESGQVTISRAARQADFPARFQLIAAMNPCPCGFLGHPAAQCRCTPEAVARYQGRISGPLLDRIDIQLEVGPVSPETLLGDTAGEPSSAIAARVEEALRRQLARQHKNNSHLSAREIDRWCKTERAGQDLLHKAMLQFHWSARAYHRVLRVARTIADLAGAATINERHVAEAIQFRRSVRQS is encoded by the coding sequence ATGAGCCTTGCCGTCGTGAAAAGCCGTGCCCTGACGGGCATGGAAGCGCCGCCGGTCAGCGTCGAGGTGCACCTGGCCAACGGATTGCCGGCCTTTCATATCGTGGGCCTGGCGGAGACCGAGGTAAAGGAAGCGCGCGACCGCGTGCGCGCGGCCATCCTGACGGCCGGCTTCGACATGCCACAGCGCCGCATCACCGTCAGCCTGGCACCGGCCGACCTGCCGAAGGAGTCCGGCCGCTTCGACCTGCCGATCGCATTGGGCATCCTGGCCGCGTCCGGCCAGATCCCCGCCCCACCGCTGGCGCGCTATGAATTTGCTGGCGAGCTGTCGCTGACGGGAGAACTGCGCCCGATCCGCGGCGCGCTGGCCATGACGTTCGCGGTGCAGCGCAGTGCCGGCGACGGTGGCGCGTTCGTGCTGCCGTACGCAAACGCCGACGAAGCGGCCCTGGTGAGGGATGTCGCCGTCTACCCGGCCGCCAGCCTGCTCGAAGTCTGCAATCACTTTCGCGCCGCCGACGACGCGCTGCGCCTGCCCCGTCACCGGCCCAGCCCGGCCGCCGCCGTGACGACCTATCCGGACTTTGCCGACGTCAAAGGCCAGCAACGCGCACGCCGGGCGCTGGAGGTGGCCGCCGCCGGTGGCCACAGCGTTTTGCTGCTGGGCCCGCCCGGCGCGGGCAAGACGATGCTGGCGTCGCGCTTCACCGGCATCCTGCCACCGATGACGGACGACGAGGCGCTGGAGGCGGCGGCGGTGCAGTCGCTGACGGGCGCCTTCGCGCTGGCGCGCTGGAAGCAGCGCCCGTTCCGTTCGCCGCACCATACGTCGTCCGCGGTGGCATTGGTCGGCGGCGGCAGCGTGCCGCGCCCTGGCGAGATTTCACTGGCCCATTGCGGCGTGCTGTTCCTGGACGAGCTGCCGGAATTCGAGCGGCGCGTGCTGGAGGTACTACGCCAGCCGCTCGAATCGGGTCAGGTGACGATCTCGCGGGCGGCACGCCAGGCCGACTTCCCGGCCCGCTTCCAATTGATCGCGGCGATGAATCCATGCCCATGCGGCTTCCTCGGCCACCCGGCGGCGCAATGCCGCTGCACGCCGGAGGCGGTGGCGCGCTACCAGGGCCGCATCTCCGGACCGCTGCTCGATCGCATCGACATCCAGCTCGAGGTCGGCCCTGTCAGTCCGGAGACGCTGCTGGGCGACACGGCCGGAGAGCCGTCCAGCGCGATCGCCGCCCGCGTCGAGGAAGCGCTGCGGCGCCAGCTGGCGCGCCAGCACAAGAACAACAGCCACCTGAGCGCGCGCGAGATCGACCGCTGGTGCAAGACCGAACGGGCCGGGCAGGACCTGCTGCACAAGGCCATGCTGCAATTCCACTGGTCGGCGCGGGCTTATCACCGTGTGCTGCGGGTCGCGCGCACGATTGCCGACCTGGCCGGTGCCGCCACGATCAACGAGCGGCACGTGGCCGAAGCCATCCAGTTCCGCCGCTCGGTGCGGCAATCGTGA